The proteins below come from a single Chryseobacterium bernardetii genomic window:
- a CDS encoding RagB/SusD family nutrient uptake outer membrane protein, whose amino-acid sequence MKTIQYFISAVAVAFITTGCANDLNTLPEGDISGEQLNEDQSKPEKILGGIYLDLRSNGAGGTTLHTDFGIMAIKAGADLMSNDVIQAKNQHLGMFYNYEATNASNVASEIVWTTFYARIFIINKLLNDLKGNESPKNKAIKGQLLALRAYSYFHLIRFYANDYKGHQADPGLPLVLTTDNPSQGLARSTVAQVYSQIGQDIEESIVLLENFARLSRAQIDQRTAKAIAAEIFLQTGDYAKAAKYAADSKQGIALMTEDDYTTTGFSNISNPEVIWGFHNTISTMSIGNYYASFFSMFDNTNEGYAGAAQIYKLIDKRLYDAIPDTDYRKKVFNGSQPAKYTFNGKTKNYPAYVSWKFKDPSMFEGDYIYIRASSLYYTEAEALARQGREAEAKQVLFEITSKRDKAYTLSAKTGAELINEIILQKRIELWGEGYAWFDMKRLNTPLERIYTGTNHTFGRFNLTPDKFKFQIPNKEINNNPQIKQND is encoded by the coding sequence ATGAAAACAATACAATACTTTATATCAGCTGTAGCCGTAGCTTTCATTACAACAGGCTGTGCTAATGATCTCAACACCTTACCGGAGGGTGATATTTCCGGTGAACAACTAAATGAAGATCAGTCAAAACCGGAAAAAATCCTGGGAGGAATTTATCTTGATCTTCGCAGCAACGGTGCCGGAGGAACTACTTTACATACTGATTTTGGGATTATGGCAATAAAAGCAGGAGCAGATCTGATGTCCAATGATGTGATACAGGCAAAAAACCAGCACCTGGGAATGTTTTATAATTATGAAGCAACCAATGCCAGTAATGTTGCATCAGAAATTGTATGGACCACTTTTTATGCAAGGATATTCATCATCAATAAACTTCTTAATGATTTAAAAGGTAATGAAAGCCCTAAAAACAAAGCTATTAAAGGACAGCTGTTAGCCTTACGAGCTTATTCTTATTTTCACCTGATCCGTTTTTACGCGAATGATTATAAAGGACACCAGGCGGATCCGGGACTTCCATTAGTGCTTACTACTGATAATCCCAGCCAGGGGCTGGCAAGATCAACCGTTGCACAGGTATATTCGCAGATTGGACAGGATATTGAAGAATCCATAGTTCTCCTGGAAAACTTTGCACGTCTGTCCAGAGCTCAGATTGATCAAAGAACAGCTAAAGCCATTGCAGCTGAGATATTCCTGCAAACCGGAGACTATGCAAAGGCTGCAAAATATGCTGCAGACAGTAAGCAGGGAATTGCTCTGATGACAGAAGATGATTATACTACTACCGGGTTTTCAAATATCAGTAATCCGGAGGTAATCTGGGGATTCCATAATACGATTTCTACAATGAGTATCGGTAATTATTATGCTTCCTTTTTCTCTATGTTTGATAATACCAATGAAGGATATGCAGGAGCAGCTCAGATCTATAAGCTTATTGACAAGCGTTTGTATGATGCCATTCCCGATACGGATTACCGTAAAAAAGTATTCAACGGAAGCCAGCCAGCCAAATATACCTTTAACGGAAAAACAAAAAACTATCCTGCCTACGTAAGCTGGAAGTTCAAAGATCCAAGCATGTTTGAAGGAGATTATATCTACATCAGGGCTTCTTCATTATATTATACAGAAGCAGAAGCGCTGGCAAGGCAAGGTAGAGAAGCGGAAGCAAAGCAGGTTTTATTTGAAATAACATCCAAAAGAGACAAGGCTTATACACTGTCTGCCAAAACAGGTGCTGAGCTGATCAATGAAATCATCCTGCAGAAAAGAATTGAACTTTGGGGCGAAGGCTATGCCTGGTTTGATATGAAGAGATTAAATACCCCTTTAGAAAGAATATATACAGGAACCAACCACACTTTTGGAAGATTTAACCTGACACCGGATAAATTTAAATTCCAGATCCCGAATAAAGAGATTAATAATAACCCCCAAATTAAACAGAATGACTAG
- a CDS encoding DUF305 domain-containing protein: MEDMQHKHKMQDSKHSMYGRFVLMAVVMFIAMYCLMFAMIDRLENFIPNINNVYMTSLMVPVMLLIELWIMKKMYTHSGFNWIIVIIAITVGVLSWLGIRQQVSVGDEQFVKGMIPHHAAALLMSEKANLTDPELIKLQKNILKTQAQEIELMKRKLKELEKNK; the protein is encoded by the coding sequence ATGGAAGATATGCAGCATAAACATAAAATGCAGGATTCAAAGCATTCAATGTATGGACGTTTTGTGCTGATGGCAGTGGTGATGTTCATCGCCATGTACTGTTTGATGTTTGCAATGATAGACAGGCTGGAAAACTTCATTCCGAATATCAATAATGTATACATGACCTCATTAATGGTACCTGTAATGCTGTTGATTGAGTTATGGATCATGAAAAAAATGTATACCCATTCCGGGTTCAACTGGATTATTGTGATCATTGCCATTACCGTGGGCGTTCTTTCATGGTTAGGCATCAGACAGCAGGTAAGCGTGGGTGATGAACAGTTTGTAAAAGGAATGATTCCCCACCATGCAGCAGCTTTGCTGATGTCTGAAAAAGCAAACCTTACAGATCCTGAGCTGATAAAGCTGCAAAAAAATATTCTGAAAACCCAGGCGCAGGAAATAGAGCTGATGAAACGGAAGCTGAAAGAATTAGAAAAAAATAAATAA
- the bla gene encoding class A beta-lactamase: MKSKELILTLFVLFISIPLFSQNNTNPEFKKAIESILANKKADVGVSILTAGTPKKEVTQINGNKLLPMLSTFKFPVALAVLHKVEKGELSLQQKIYIKKEELLEDTYSPFREKYPEGNIKLSLEDCIQWMIVYSDNNLTDILLRLIGGPDYVQNFINSKDIVIKNDEEDMHKDWDSQFINTITPNEAIRLLEQFYNGKILNKEHTKWLYTAMLNNATGTKRLKGKLPKDVKVAHRTGTSFTNKEGMTGAINDYGIIELSDKKRIYIAVFVHDTYETFENSESIIADISKAAYDYYNKK, translated from the coding sequence ATGAAGTCAAAGGAACTCATTCTTACCCTTTTCGTTCTATTTATCAGTATTCCGCTATTTTCGCAAAATAACACCAATCCGGAATTCAAGAAAGCAATTGAATCTATTCTTGCCAATAAAAAGGCAGATGTTGGAGTTTCTATTTTAACAGCAGGAACCCCTAAAAAAGAAGTCACCCAGATCAATGGGAATAAACTGCTTCCTATGCTGAGCACCTTTAAGTTTCCTGTAGCCTTGGCGGTTCTCCATAAAGTGGAAAAGGGAGAACTTTCTTTACAGCAAAAGATCTACATCAAAAAAGAAGAGCTTCTGGAGGATACTTACAGTCCGTTCAGAGAAAAATATCCCGAAGGAAATATAAAACTCAGCCTGGAAGACTGCATACAGTGGATGATAGTTTATAGCGATAATAACCTTACAGACATTCTGCTAAGACTGATCGGCGGCCCTGATTATGTTCAGAATTTCATCAACAGCAAGGATATCGTCATTAAAAATGATGAAGAAGATATGCATAAGGATTGGGATTCCCAATTCATCAATACCATCACACCAAATGAAGCCATTAGGTTACTGGAACAGTTCTATAACGGAAAAATATTGAATAAGGAACATACAAAATGGTTGTATACGGCAATGCTTAACAATGCAACGGGAACCAAAAGACTTAAAGGCAAGTTACCAAAAGACGTTAAAGTAGCTCACCGTACAGGAACTTCGTTTACCAATAAAGAAGGAATGACAGGAGCCATCAATGATTATGGAATTATAGAACTCTCAGATAAAAAGAGAATATATATTGCTGTTTTTGTACATGATACTTATGAAACATTTGAAAACTCAGAATCAATTATTGCAGATATTTCCAAAGCTGCTTATGACTACTACAATAAAAAGTAA
- a CDS encoding serine hydrolase domain-containing protein has product MTKTSLFFTLAISALLSFHAKAQKNTPLFKKIDSIITSSVPLKFNGVVLVSQNGKAKYLKANGYKDFEKKVPLKTDDQFEIMSNSKQITAVLVLQAAEQGKLDLQTPIKKYLPAITQSWADTVTVHNLLNHTHGIVDLEKPVIFKAGSQFKYGNLSYMLLGEILQNTTGKSFTELANSLFKKLKMDKTFVYNIHNNQALVPGYSSENNQFEKAEESFLNEKMAPAAGVISTVEDLAKWDQELFKGKLLSPGFQKLILTPSTSSQHNVFGKESMGFGYNIRFIKEAGLDYYAVTGLGDGFTCLNVYFPSADTSLIILENQMPKNSEHWSFQEAAIKNVVLKSITSK; this is encoded by the coding sequence ATGACCAAAACATCACTATTTTTTACTCTTGCAATCTCTGCATTACTGTCATTTCATGCAAAGGCTCAGAAAAACACTCCTTTATTTAAAAAAATAGACAGTATTATTACTTCTTCTGTTCCATTAAAATTCAATGGAGTGGTTTTGGTTTCTCAAAATGGAAAAGCAAAATACCTGAAGGCCAACGGATATAAGGATTTTGAAAAAAAGGTTCCATTAAAAACTGACGATCAGTTTGAAATTATGTCAAACTCAAAGCAAATTACCGCTGTTTTGGTCTTACAGGCTGCCGAACAGGGTAAACTTGATCTTCAGACTCCCATCAAAAAATATCTTCCTGCAATTACTCAATCCTGGGCAGATACCGTAACAGTCCATAACCTCTTGAATCATACCCATGGAATTGTAGATCTTGAAAAGCCGGTTATTTTTAAAGCCGGTTCACAGTTCAAATACGGAAACCTTTCCTATATGCTTTTGGGGGAAATTCTTCAGAACACAACCGGAAAAAGCTTTACAGAGCTCGCTAACTCCCTTTTCAAAAAGCTGAAAATGGATAAAACATTTGTATATAATATCCACAATAATCAGGCGCTGGTTCCCGGCTACAGCAGTGAGAATAACCAATTCGAAAAGGCAGAAGAGTCATTTTTAAATGAGAAGATGGCTCCTGCAGCCGGAGTTATTTCTACTGTAGAGGATCTTGCAAAGTGGGATCAGGAACTGTTCAAAGGAAAACTTCTCTCTCCCGGGTTTCAGAAACTGATTCTTACCCCATCTACCTCTTCTCAACACAATGTTTTTGGAAAGGAAAGTATGGGGTTTGGATACAATATCAGATTCATCAAAGAAGCCGGACTTGATTATTACGCAGTGACTGGTCTTGGTGACGGTTTTACATGCCTGAATGTATACTTTCCATCTGCAGATACCAGCCTGATTATCCTTGAAAACCAAATGCCTAAAAACAGCGAACACTGGAGTTTTCAGGAAGCAGCTATTAAAAATGTTGTATTGAAAAGTATCACTTCAAAATAA
- a CDS encoding acyltransferase family protein: MITERSERFYGLDHLRSLAIVMVLLFHYRSFKHPEWVDTIGRFGWTGVDLFFVLSGFLISGQLFQEMSSKGSISLKSFYIKRFFRIIPSYFFTLFLYFTIPFFREREALPPLWKFVTFTQNYGLDVIHQGTFSHAWSLCIEEQFYLLLPLFLLMIMPSKFFKYFAVLIVFFITSSLMMRLVIWNGTIAWIDNNSLEFWRSWYMKIYYPTHTRLDGLGTGVLIGYFMQYSAGFKKAVHQNGNKLLISGIILLGIAFWICNEQVSKGASVFGFTLVAISYGFIVLSAVSSSSFLSRCKSYITAEVAALSYAIYLSHKGIIHMIQAFFEKFDLGTSDTVCLIICLLGCAVGGLGYRFLVEKPFNGIKNKILKQEKF, translated from the coding sequence ATGATAACAGAACGTTCAGAAAGATTTTACGGGCTAGATCATCTGAGATCATTGGCTATTGTGATGGTTTTACTCTTTCACTACCGCTCATTTAAGCATCCGGAATGGGTTGATACAATAGGGAGATTTGGCTGGACCGGAGTTGACCTTTTCTTTGTGCTGAGTGGCTTTCTGATCTCTGGGCAATTGTTCCAGGAGATGAGCAGTAAGGGGTCAATAAGTTTAAAGTCATTTTATATCAAACGTTTTTTCAGGATTATTCCATCTTATTTTTTTACTCTCTTTCTGTATTTTACCATTCCTTTTTTCAGGGAACGGGAAGCATTGCCACCTTTATGGAAGTTTGTGACTTTCACCCAGAATTACGGATTGGATGTGATTCATCAGGGTACATTTTCTCATGCCTGGTCTTTATGTATTGAGGAACAGTTTTATCTTCTTCTTCCTTTGTTTCTTCTGATGATAATGCCTTCAAAGTTTTTTAAATATTTTGCTGTTTTAATAGTCTTCTTCATCACATCCTCTTTAATGATGAGGTTGGTAATATGGAACGGAACTATAGCCTGGATAGATAATAATTCCCTGGAATTCTGGCGCTCATGGTACATGAAAATATATTACCCAACCCATACAAGATTGGATGGGCTTGGAACAGGAGTCCTTATTGGTTATTTCATGCAGTATTCTGCCGGATTTAAAAAAGCAGTTCATCAGAATGGTAACAAACTTCTTATTTCAGGAATCATCTTGCTGGGTATTGCATTCTGGATTTGTAATGAACAGGTTTCAAAAGGAGCGTCCGTATTTGGGTTTACTTTGGTGGCAATAAGCTATGGTTTTATTGTTTTATCTGCAGTTTCATCATCATCATTTCTTTCCAGGTGTAAATCTTATATTACTGCTGAGGTGGCTGCCTTATCTTATGCAATTTATCTTTCGCACAAAGGAATTATTCATATGATTCAGGCTTTTTTTGAAAAGTTTGATCTTGGAACTTCAGACACGGTATGTCTGATCATTTGTCTGTTGGGGTGCGCTGTAGGCGGCTTAGGGTATAGGTTTCTTGTTGAAAAGCCTTTTAATGGTATAAAAAACAAAATTTTAAAGCAAGAAAAATTTTAG
- a CDS encoding sensor histidine kinase codes for MTMKIGAITFNRQNIYFQLFFWAALFLFGIARTYDDYNGEMFKQLVIYNFCHWIFQVLAANFIYFFLIRHFFDQKRHVEFIVYLILSLYFISVANRIFIVDFAEPFFIKEPKDSLMSIFTDIRYLLFHYTFPIISGTFIFISMMFFMRYKDEKENTIQLEKEKAELELRSLKSQLHPHFLFNTLNNIYSLSVINSDKTSQSISQLSDILDYILYKGQKKWVSVTEEMGIIDDYIALESLRYTDERLKITRNTAIKSANFIPPLLYLTLVENAFKHGAGKNVEQTEIKIELETSAQQSVFRIQNTCNDISDYNEKGIGLENINRQLQYYYQDRFTFIISRENNIFNVEITTPSQYD; via the coding sequence ATGACAATGAAAATCGGAGCAATCACCTTTAACCGGCAAAATATATACTTCCAGCTATTTTTCTGGGCCGCCTTGTTTTTGTTTGGAATTGCAAGAACTTATGATGATTACAATGGAGAAATGTTTAAACAGCTGGTAATTTATAATTTCTGTCATTGGATCTTTCAGGTGCTGGCGGCCAATTTCATCTATTTTTTTCTGATCCGTCATTTCTTTGACCAAAAAAGACATGTAGAATTCATCGTGTACCTTATCCTGAGTTTATACTTTATTTCTGTTGCCAACAGGATATTTATTGTTGATTTTGCCGAACCTTTTTTCATCAAGGAACCCAAAGACAGCCTGATGAGTATTTTCACTGATATCCGATACCTTTTGTTTCATTATACATTTCCGATCATCAGTGGCACTTTTATCTTTATTTCAATGATGTTTTTCATGCGGTATAAAGATGAAAAAGAAAATACCATTCAATTGGAAAAAGAAAAGGCCGAACTGGAGTTAAGATCCCTGAAATCCCAGCTTCATCCTCACTTTCTTTTTAACACCCTGAATAATATCTATTCCCTGTCAGTCATTAATTCAGATAAAACATCCCAGTCTATCAGCCAGCTCTCAGATATTCTTGATTATATCCTGTACAAAGGCCAGAAAAAATGGGTGTCTGTTACAGAAGAAATGGGTATTATTGATGATTATATTGCTCTGGAAAGCCTGCGTTATACTGATGAAAGATTAAAAATAACCAGAAATACAGCAATAAAGTCTGCCAATTTCATCCCACCGCTGCTGTATCTTACTCTGGTGGAAAATGCCTTTAAACACGGTGCCGGAAAAAATGTGGAGCAAACGGAAATAAAAATAGAACTGGAGACCAGCGCCCAACAGTCTGTCTTCAGAATCCAAAATACCTGTAATGATATTTCAGATTATAATGAAAAAGGAATAGGGCTTGAGAATATTAACCGACAGCTTCAATATTATTATCAGGACCGCTTTACCTTCATTATCTCCCGGGAAAACAATATTTTTAACGTCGAAATCACCACTCCTTCACAATATGATTAA
- a CDS encoding LytR/AlgR family response regulator transcription factor: MIKCIIVDDEPLAATLLENHISKIDHLKLTGKAENALEAYKLLQNQTVDLMFLDIQMPHFNGIDFLRSLPQKPKTIFTTAYREFAIEGFELEAVDYLLKPITFERFFKSVERVLRNINDSKGDFIILKTEGMHRKLSLADIIYIESQGNDIKITLAGNESFISKSKITDLELLLASKGFVRVHRSFIINTAFVTAFNNSEIHLGSYEIPVGRSYRQEFERFIAGFSKNRLL; encoded by the coding sequence ATGATTAAATGTATTATTGTAGATGACGAGCCCCTGGCTGCAACCTTACTGGAAAATCATATTTCCAAAATCGATCATTTAAAACTGACTGGTAAAGCAGAAAATGCCCTTGAAGCCTATAAACTCCTTCAAAATCAGACTGTGGATCTGATGTTTCTTGATATTCAGATGCCGCACTTCAACGGAATTGATTTTTTGAGATCCCTTCCCCAGAAACCTAAAACCATTTTTACCACCGCCTACCGGGAATTCGCCATTGAAGGTTTTGAACTGGAAGCGGTGGACTATCTTTTGAAACCAATCACTTTCGAACGTTTCTTTAAATCTGTGGAACGGGTATTAAGGAATATTAATGATTCTAAAGGTGATTTTATCATTCTTAAAACAGAAGGAATGCACCGGAAATTGTCTCTGGCAGATATCATCTATATTGAAAGCCAGGGAAATGATATCAAGATAACTTTAGCCGGCAATGAAAGTTTTATTTCAAAAAGTAAAATAACAGACCTGGAATTGCTTTTAGCATCAAAAGGCTTTGTAAGAGTTCACCGGTCATTCATTATCAATACTGCATTTGTTACGGCTTTCAATAACAGTGAAATCCACCTCGGGTCCTATGAGATTCCGGTAGGCAGAAGCTACCGGCAGGAATTCGAAAGATTTATAGCCGGTTTCTCAAAAAACAGGCTTTTATAA
- a CDS encoding ABC transporter ATP-binding protein — protein sequence MPLQINNLTKKFGEQTALNNINISIDKNEIIGLLGPNGAGKSTLMKSIVGALKIDEGEIIFNGLNISQHEIESKRKIGFLPENNPLYLEMYVKEYLQFVANIHKIPESKVDEVIELVGITPEKSKRIGQLSKGYKQRVGLAQAIIHQPDLLILDEPTNGLDPNQILEIRNVIKEIGQQKTVLLSTHIMQEVEALCSRVILIHKGNILQDCPIDEFKGKFDSLEEAFASYTAVTN from the coding sequence ATGCCGCTTCAGATAAATAATTTAACTAAAAAATTTGGTGAACAGACTGCTTTAAACAATATCAACATTTCTATTGATAAAAATGAGATCATTGGTCTTCTGGGACCTAATGGAGCCGGAAAATCTACCCTGATGAAATCTATTGTAGGAGCCCTGAAAATTGATGAAGGGGAGATTATTTTTAATGGCCTGAATATTTCCCAACACGAAATTGAAAGCAAGAGAAAAATAGGCTTTCTACCGGAAAACAACCCGCTTTATCTGGAAATGTATGTGAAGGAATACCTTCAGTTTGTAGCCAATATCCACAAAATCCCTGAATCTAAGGTAGATGAAGTGATTGAACTGGTAGGAATAACTCCGGAAAAATCAAAAAGAATCGGGCAGCTTTCTAAAGGATATAAACAGCGTGTAGGATTAGCACAGGCTATTATCCACCAGCCTGATCTACTAATCCTGGATGAGCCTACCAATGGTCTGGATCCTAATCAGATCCTGGAGATCAGAAATGTAATAAAAGAGATCGGGCAGCAGAAAACAGTTTTACTTTCTACACATATCATGCAGGAAGTGGAAGCGCTTTGCTCCAGGGTTATTCTTATTCATAAAGGAAATATTCTTCAGGATTGCCCTATTGATGAATTTAAAGGCAAATTTGACAGTCTGGAAGAGGCTTTCGCAAGCTATACTGCTGTCACAAACTAA
- a CDS encoding patatin-like phospholipase family protein, translating to MIPYIYSMNFEKVGLVLSGGGTKGIAHAGVLKFLKEKEIKIDILSCCSAGSIVGCLHAIGKTPEEIMEFFNSVYFFNWKHFAFNQPGLVSSVIFRNYLKPIFHDMKLADLDIEVKIVATELVTGTQKIFDKDFEVVDAIIASCSIPGITTPYIIGDEMYCDGGVLNNFPADIIRDDCDKLIGVFVSPPNDAKIKDLNSIKAIVSRSYDLLSYRIEKIKFDYCDWFISSQKLSTYGTFERGKDRLEQIFDIGYKAAVESYEDSRFLTELRQSGT from the coding sequence ATGATTCCTTACATTTATTCTATGAATTTTGAGAAAGTAGGACTTGTTTTGTCAGGTGGCGGTACCAAAGGTATCGCTCATGCAGGAGTATTGAAATTCTTGAAGGAAAAAGAGATCAAAATAGATATTCTTTCCTGCTGTAGTGCAGGGTCTATTGTAGGATGCCTTCATGCCATAGGAAAAACTCCTGAAGAAATTATGGAATTCTTTAATTCCGTTTATTTTTTTAACTGGAAGCATTTTGCATTCAACCAGCCGGGATTGGTTTCTTCAGTTATCTTCAGAAATTATCTTAAACCTATTTTTCATGACATGAAACTGGCAGATCTGGATATTGAAGTGAAGATTGTGGCAACAGAGCTGGTTACCGGAACTCAGAAAATTTTTGATAAAGATTTTGAAGTTGTGGATGCTATTATTGCTTCGTGTTCCATTCCTGGAATTACCACACCTTATATTATTGGTGATGAGATGTATTGTGATGGGGGAGTACTGAACAACTTTCCGGCAGATATTATCAGAGATGACTGTGATAAACTTATCGGCGTATTCGTTTCACCACCCAACGATGCTAAAATCAAAGACCTGAACTCTATTAAAGCCATTGTTTCCCGTTCTTACGATCTTCTTTCCTATAGAATAGAGAAAATAAAATTTGATTACTGTGACTGGTTTATTTCTTCTCAAAAATTATCTACTTACGGAACTTTTGAACGAGGAAAAGACCGTTTGGAGCAGATTTTCGATATTGGATATAAAGCTGCTGTAGAAAGTTATGAAGACAGCCGCTTTCTTACAGAATTAAGACAATCCGGAACATAA
- a CDS encoding TetR/AcrR family transcriptional regulator: MPRNKEFDYTEKLEAARNLFWEKGYYATSMHDIVDAMKLNRSSIYDTYGNKHDLFLKCLKDYTAFKENQYLRASIVQNKAIKALEFIIHEVVEQTLTDNKACLAVKTIFEVVPTDPEAKQLILKSGASLQAILEKTILQAQADGDIKNKTSSTIIARYILSSFSSFWSHYNLTQNKKEVMEMVDFLIEQIRK; the protein is encoded by the coding sequence ATGCCAAGGAATAAAGAATTCGACTATACCGAAAAGCTGGAAGCAGCCCGCAATTTATTTTGGGAAAAAGGTTATTATGCAACTTCTATGCATGATATTGTTGATGCTATGAAGCTGAACAGGAGCAGCATTTATGATACCTATGGCAACAAACACGACTTATTTTTAAAATGTTTAAAAGACTATACTGCTTTTAAGGAAAACCAGTATTTAAGAGCATCAATTGTTCAGAATAAAGCAATAAAAGCCCTCGAATTTATTATCCATGAGGTAGTTGAGCAGACTTTAACAGATAATAAAGCATGCCTTGCTGTGAAAACTATTTTTGAAGTTGTTCCCACAGACCCGGAAGCCAAACAGCTTATTCTGAAAAGCGGTGCATCTTTACAGGCTATTTTAGAAAAAACAATTCTACAGGCTCAGGCAGATGGAGATATCAAAAATAAAACTTCATCAACAATTATTGCCCGCTACATCCTGTCTTCTTTCAGCAGTTTCTGGAGCCATTACAATTTAACTCAGAATAAAAAGGAAGTGATGGAAATGGTCGATTTTTTAATTGAACAAATCCGGAAATAA
- a CDS encoding nuclear transport factor 2 family protein: MKNKIIIITALLVLMGIPDIKAQQTTTTKQQNTMNNTDLAALRKSKVKTYFKKVDDGQFDEEYFNLYTDNVELYYPKFGFEKGKEGIRNFGKTIGGHLQDLTHDIDGFNYIISDNTIVVEGTEKGITRSGKKWPDNRISLGKFCNVFEFEGEFIKRVHIYVDPDFTSEDIERVRIFNNPFRDTQKRTAPSTKEVLEELYAIQSGKKEGNILDLFAENVDWDLPGNKEKFPWTGKRQTKKEIEDFFKELYSNIKSEKFDIDFIAINGENATVTGHLSSKILAYNKVFSTEFVVIFKVIDGKIVKYHFLEDSYKLNEEMQ, encoded by the coding sequence ATGAAAAACAAAATTATAATAATTACAGCTCTATTAGTATTAATGGGAATTCCAGATATTAAAGCTCAACAAACAACAACGACAAAACAACAGAATACTATGAACAATACAGACTTAGCAGCTCTCCGAAAAAGTAAAGTGAAAACTTATTTTAAAAAGGTGGATGACGGACAATTTGATGAGGAATATTTCAATCTCTATACAGACAATGTAGAGCTATATTATCCTAAATTCGGATTTGAAAAAGGAAAAGAAGGGATCAGAAATTTTGGAAAAACCATTGGCGGTCATTTGCAAGACCTTACTCATGATATTGATGGTTTCAACTATATAATTTCGGATAATACAATTGTAGTAGAAGGAACAGAAAAAGGAATTACACGATCCGGGAAAAAATGGCCGGATAATAGAATTTCTCTTGGTAAATTCTGTAACGTTTTTGAATTTGAAGGAGAATTCATTAAACGTGTACACATCTATGTAGATCCCGATTTTACTTCTGAAGATATAGAGAGGGTAAGGATTTTCAATAATCCGTTTCGCGATACACAGAAGAGGACAGCGCCATCAACAAAGGAAGTTTTAGAGGAACTTTATGCTATTCAATCCGGAAAAAAGGAAGGGAATATTTTAGATTTGTTTGCTGAAAATGTAGATTGGGATTTACCGGGTAATAAAGAAAAATTCCCATGGACAGGTAAAAGACAGACAAAGAAAGAAATAGAAGATTTTTTTAAAGAGTTGTACTCTAATATCAAATCAGAAAAGTTCGATATCGATTTCATAGCTATTAATGGCGAAAATGCTACCGTTACCGGACATCTGTCTTCTAAAATCCTTGCTTACAATAAAGTGTTTAGTACTGAGTTTGTGGTAATTTTTAAAGTAATAGACGGCAAGATCGTAAAATACCATTTTCTGGAAGACAGCTATAAACTGAATGAGGAAATGCAATAA